The following coding sequences are from one Luteolibacter rhizosphaerae window:
- the hemQ gene encoding hydrogen peroxide-dependent heme synthase, translating to MSQSSIPPLVPREGWHVMHLFYQIDHAQWSILGDDEKRMAKTRLTELVQEIRATKDTHLLTFAIATPKADLGFMLLTPDLQVASAFEKQLTLSLGPEILSPVYSYLSQTERSEYTTTSEQYAADTLVAEKGLAEGSPEFQQAMKEFEERMDHYLKHRLYPVLPDWPVICFYPMSKRRSGTDNWYSLDFEARRELMSGHARVGRTYSGRILQLITGSTGLDEHEWGVTLLAKDTIEIKAIVYEMRFDEVSARYAEFGDFYIGMQLPLDELFRRVCL from the coding sequence CGTCATGCACCTCTTCTATCAGATCGACCATGCCCAGTGGTCGATCCTCGGCGATGATGAGAAGCGGATGGCCAAGACCCGGCTCACCGAGCTCGTCCAGGAGATCCGCGCCACCAAGGATACCCACCTCCTCACCTTCGCCATCGCCACGCCCAAGGCGGATCTCGGCTTCATGCTCCTCACCCCGGATCTCCAGGTGGCCAGCGCCTTCGAGAAGCAACTCACCCTCTCTCTCGGCCCGGAGATCCTCAGCCCGGTCTACTCCTACCTCTCTCAGACCGAGCGCTCGGAGTACACCACCACCTCCGAGCAATACGCCGCCGATACCCTCGTCGCGGAGAAAGGCCTCGCCGAGGGCAGTCCCGAATTCCAGCAGGCCATGAAGGAATTCGAGGAGCGCATGGACCACTATCTCAAGCACCGGCTCTACCCGGTGCTCCCGGATTGGCCCGTCATTTGTTTCTACCCCATGTCCAAGCGCCGCAGCGGCACGGACAACTGGTACTCGCTCGATTTCGAGGCCCGCCGCGAACTCATGTCCGGTCACGCCCGCGTCGGCCGCACCTACTCCGGCCGCATCCTCCAGCTCATCACCGGCTCCACCGGCCTCGATGAACATGAGTGGGGCGTCACCCTCCTCGCAAAGGACACCATCGAAATCAAAGCCATCGTCTACGAAATGCGCTTCGACGAAGTCTCCGCCCGCTACGCAGAGTTCGGTGACTTCTACATCGGCATGCAGCTCCCCCTCGACGAGCTCTTCCGCCGCGTCTGCCTCTAA